The Mercurialis annua linkage group LG2, ddMerAnnu1.2, whole genome shotgun sequence genome contains a region encoding:
- the LOC126668479 gene encoding uncharacterized protein LOC126668479, whose amino-acid sequence MAIDEVDKWIIPIIKYLENDQLLIVQKKPLSNFANPPLEKCVSVENGRLFLKEIHEGICGGHEGDNTIARKTMLQDYYWPTIKEDAKELMKNVINVKDMTTLAIDRLYHKALYKAPGFSPCGEWT is encoded by the exons ATGGCGATCGATGAAGTCGACAAATGGATTATTCCAATAATCAAATACTTGGAAAATGA CCAATTACTCATAGTACAAAAAAAACCTTTATCAAACTTCGCTAACCCACCCCTAGAGAAATGCGTATCAGTCGAGAATGGACGCCTATTTCTGAAGGAAATTCACGAGGGAATATGCGGAGGCCATGAAGGCGACAACACGATAGCAAGGAAGACAATGCTACAAGACTACTATTGGCCGACAATAAAGGAAGATGCCAAAGAACTCATGAAAAATGTGATAAATGTCAAAGACATGACAACGTTAGCCATAGACCGACTGTACCACAAAGCTCTCTATAAAGCCCCTGGATTTTCGCCATGTGGGGAATGGACATAG